A genomic segment from Pseudomonas sp. M30-35 encodes:
- a CDS encoding DUF4845 domain-containing protein, with protein sequence MTFARSQKGMSIISWLLVLGLVAFLASAAFKVIPHYLDYMSMEKIITSVETDKAADIRTVRDFYSHVSKGMQVNSIRDLKLEDALKVTVENNEFRAHLKYEKREPLIENLDLVVHFDKEFRVRMP encoded by the coding sequence ATGACATTTGCGCGCTCGCAAAAGGGAATGTCTATTATTAGTTGGTTGCTGGTGCTGGGGCTTGTCGCATTCTTGGCCAGTGCAGCTTTCAAAGTGATACCGCACTACCTTGATTATATGTCGATGGAAAAGATCATCACCTCGGTTGAAACCGATAAAGCAGCGGATATTCGTACCGTTCGTGATTTTTACAGCCATGTTAGCAAGGGTATGCAGGTCAACAGTATTCGTGACCTGAAACTTGAGGATGCTCTCAAGGTAACAGTTGAGAACAATGAGTTTCGTGCTCATCTCAAGTATGAGAAGCGCGAGCCGCTGATCGAGAATCTCGATCTGGTGGTCCATTTTGATAAAGAATTCCGTGTGCGTATGCCGTGA
- the lepB gene encoding signal peptidase I, whose translation MSINFPLVLVIAVAVCGALALFDLVFLAPRRRTAIATYQGQVDGAADEQVIERLNKEPLLVEYGKSFFPVLAIVLILRSFLVEPFQIPSGSMRPTLEVGDFILVNKFAYGIRLPVLDTKIIQVENPQRGDVMVFRYPSDPHINYIKRVVGLPGDQIRYSKDKHLYVNGKQVAQQLIGEEPGSLGSVMLYNEKLGEAEHLIRKEMKRYHAVPGGEWVVPEGHYFMMGDNRDNSNDSRYWNDPSIPKPLLGMVPDQNIVGKAFAVWMSWPDPKMSNLPNFSRVGLIH comes from the coding sequence ATGTCGATCAATTTCCCGCTGGTCCTTGTCATCGCAGTTGCTGTGTGTGGCGCTTTGGCTTTATTTGACTTGGTGTTTTTGGCACCGCGTCGGCGTACAGCAATCGCCACCTATCAGGGCCAGGTTGATGGTGCGGCCGACGAGCAGGTGATTGAACGACTTAATAAAGAACCGTTGCTGGTTGAGTACGGTAAGTCTTTTTTCCCGGTGCTGGCGATAGTTCTGATACTGCGCTCATTTCTGGTGGAACCCTTCCAAATTCCGTCGGGCTCTATGCGCCCGACGCTGGAAGTTGGTGATTTCATTTTGGTAAACAAGTTTGCTTACGGCATTCGTTTGCCGGTGCTTGATACCAAAATTATCCAGGTTGAGAACCCGCAACGCGGTGATGTGATGGTCTTCCGTTACCCGAGCGATCCACACATCAACTACATCAAGCGTGTAGTCGGTTTGCCCGGTGACCAGATTCGTTACAGTAAAGACAAGCACCTGTACGTTAATGGTAAGCAGGTCGCTCAACAGTTGATCGGTGAAGAACCAGGCAGCCTCGGCAGCGTGATGCTCTACAACGAGAAACTCGGTGAAGCTGAACATTTGATTCGCAAAGAGATGAAGCGTTATCACGCTGTTCCTGGCGGGGAATGGGTGGTGCCTGAAGGGCATTACTTCATGATGGGTGATAACCGCGATAACTCTAACGACAGTCGTTACTGGAATGACCCAAGCATTCCTAAGCCACTGCTGGGCATGGTTCCGGATCAGAATATCGTGGGTAAGGCCTTTGCGGTGTGGATGAGCTGGCCTGATCCAAAGATGAGTAATTTGCCAAACTTCTCACGCGTTGGCTTGATTCACTGA
- the lepA gene encoding translation elongation factor 4 has protein sequence MSDLSHIRNFSIIAHIDHGKSTLADRFIQMCGGLSEREMEAQVLDSMDLERERGITIKAHSVTLYYKARDGKTYQLNFIDTPGHVDFTYEVSRSLAACEGALLVVDAGQGVEAQSVANCYTAIEQGLEVMPVLNKMDLPQAEPERVKEEIEHIIGIDATDAVACSAKSGMGVDEVLERLVATIPAPTGEIDAPLQALIIDSWFDNYLGVVSLVRVRHGRIKKGDKVLVKSTGKMHQVDSVGVFNPKHTATVDLKAGEVGFIIAGIKDIHGAPVGDTLTLSNTPDVDMLPGFKRVKPQVYAGLFPVSSDDFEDFREALQKLTLNDAALQYEPESSDALGFGFRIGFLGMLHMEIIQERLEREYDLDLITTAPTVVFEVVLKTGETIYVDNPSKLPDISAVEEMREPIVRANILVPQEHLGNVITLCIEKRGVQIDMQYLSSQVQVSYDLPMNEVVLDFFDRLKSVSRGYASLDYSFDRFQSANLVKLDVLINGEKVDALALIVHRDKAHYKGRQLTEKMKELIPRQMFDVAIQAAIGGQIIARTSVKALRKNVLAKCYGGDVSRKRKLLEKQKAGKKRMKQVGNVEIPQEAFLAVLKVDS, from the coding sequence GTGAGTGACCTAAGCCACATACGTAATTTCAGCATTATTGCCCATATTGACCACGGCAAGTCGACGCTTGCTGACCGCTTTATTCAAATGTGCGGTGGTCTGTCTGAGCGCGAAATGGAGGCCCAGGTGCTGGACTCCATGGACTTGGAGCGCGAGCGCGGCATTACTATTAAGGCGCATAGCGTGACCTTGTATTACAAGGCGCGTGACGGCAAAACCTATCAGTTGAACTTCATTGATACTCCCGGCCACGTTGACTTCACCTACGAAGTCAGCCGCTCGCTGGCTGCGTGCGAAGGCGCGTTGTTGGTGGTCGATGCGGGTCAGGGCGTTGAAGCACAGTCGGTAGCGAACTGCTACACCGCTATCGAGCAGGGCCTTGAGGTCATGCCCGTGCTGAACAAGATGGACTTGCCGCAGGCCGAGCCTGAGCGAGTCAAAGAAGAAATCGAACACATTATCGGCATCGACGCGACTGACGCGGTGGCCTGTAGCGCCAAGAGCGGCATGGGCGTCGATGAAGTGCTTGAGCGTCTGGTTGCGACCATTCCAGCACCAACGGGCGAAATTGATGCCCCGCTGCAAGCCTTGATCATCGACTCCTGGTTCGACAACTACCTAGGTGTTGTCTCCCTGGTGCGCGTACGTCACGGGCGCATCAAGAAGGGTGACAAGGTACTGGTTAAATCGACTGGCAAAATGCACCAGGTCGATAGCGTCGGCGTGTTTAACCCTAAGCACACGGCTACCGTTGATCTTAAAGCCGGTGAAGTAGGCTTTATTATCGCTGGCATCAAAGACATTCACGGCGCGCCGGTTGGTGACACCCTGACCCTGTCGAACACCCCTGATGTCGACATGCTGCCCGGTTTCAAACGCGTCAAACCCCAGGTTTACGCCGGTTTGTTCCCGGTCAGTTCAGACGACTTCGAGGACTTCCGTGAAGCCCTGCAGAAGCTCACGCTGAACGACGCTGCGCTGCAGTACGAACCAGAAAGCTCCGATGCTTTGGGCTTCGGCTTCCGTATTGGCTTCCTTGGCATGCTGCACATGGAAATCATCCAGGAGCGCCTTGAGCGTGAGTACGACCTGGACCTGATTACCACTGCGCCGACTGTAGTGTTTGAAGTGGTGCTGAAAACCGGCGAAACCATCTACGTCGATAACCCATCGAAGTTGCCGGATATCTCTGCTGTCGAGGAAATGCGCGAACCTATCGTGCGCGCCAATATTCTGGTGCCGCAGGAGCATTTGGGTAACGTCATTACCTTGTGTATCGAGAAGCGCGGCGTGCAGATCGATATGCAGTACCTGAGCAGTCAGGTGCAGGTTTCTTACGATCTGCCAATGAACGAAGTGGTGCTCGACTTCTTCGATCGTTTGAAGTCGGTAAGTCGTGGTTATGCGTCGCTGGACTACAGCTTCGACCGCTTCCAATCGGCTAATCTGGTCAAGCTGGATGTGCTGATCAACGGTGAAAAGGTTGATGCGCTGGCGTTGATCGTGCACCGCGACAAGGCGCACTACAAAGGTCGCCAGTTGACCGAGAAGATGAAAGAACTGATTCCGCGTCAGATGTTCGATGTGGCTATTCAGGCTGCAATTGGTGGGCAAATCATCGCGCGTACAAGCGTTAAAGCTTTGCGTAAAAACGTATTGGCCAAATGTTACGGTGGCGACGTAAGTCGTAAGCGTAAGCTGCTTGAAAAGCAGAAGGCCGGTAAGAAAAGAATGAAGCAAGTCGGCAATGTGGAAATTCCACAAGAAGCCTTCCTTGCTGTTCTCAAAGTGGATAGTTAA